Proteins found in one Poecilia reticulata strain Guanapo linkage group LG6, Guppy_female_1.0+MT, whole genome shotgun sequence genomic segment:
- the usp3 gene encoding ubiquitin carboxyl-terminal hydrolase 3, translated as MECPHLSSNVSCATDSPRFPNGTPSSWCCNVCRSNKSPWICLTCLMVHCGRYVNGHAKKHFEENQGPSICQRKGEKQEKDKTYHSVCMDCSNFSVFCYRCDDFVVNDTKHGHTQKVREHLQSLENSLLLGDRQRKRKLLESSSADGKLLKDNDGVAVGATGLRNLGNTCFMNAILQSLSNIEQFSCYFKELPAVALRSGKTAGRRMYHTRSQGNNSVSLVEEFRKTLCSLWQGSQTAFSPDSLFYTIWKIMPSFRGYQQQDAHEFMRYLLDHLHRELQYSRNGASYPVSPQDGVRLSTTDSKCCINGTSSVVTSVFGGILQNEVNCLICGTESRKFDPFLDLSLDIPSQFRQKRSKDQEPGPICTLRDCLRSFTDLEELDETELYYCHKCKKRQKSTKKFWIQKLPKVLCLHLKRFHWTAFLRNKVDTYVEFPLKGLDMRGFLLEPENTLPGSCLYDLAAVVVHHGSGVGSGHYTAYGSHEGHWYHFNDSTVTLTNEDTVKKAKAYILFYVERTVQEALDTDSTATTQPGVDTAATDCASTETVSQDEVAADTQTCLADGAATQANIPDEKTEEDASINMAPLKEAKMALQEAAADRDTSEEALQTAAP; from the exons ATGGAGTGCCCTCATCTCAGCTCTAACGTAAGCTGTGCCACCGACTCCCCCAGGTTCCCTAACGGTACACCGTCCTCCTGGTGCTGTAATG tttGCAGGTCGAATAAAAGTCCATGGATTTGCCTTACCTGTCTGATGGTTCACTGTGGGCG ATATGTCAATGGGCATGCCAAGAAACACTTTGAAGAGAACCAAGGCCCCAGCATTTGTCAaaggaagggggaaaaacaggagaaagatAAAACCTATCATTCTGTCTGCATGGACTGCAgcaacttcagtgtattttg TTACAGATGTGATGACTTTGTTGTCAATGACACCAAACATGGGCATACACAGAAGGTGAGAGAACATCTCCAGAGTTTAgaaaa TTCATTGCTTTTGGGggacagacagaggaagaggaaacttCTAGAAAGCTCATCTGCAGATGGAAAGCTGTTAAAAGACAAT GACGGAGTGGCTGTGGGTGCCACTGGTCTTCGAAACTTGGGCAACACATGCTTCATGAACGCCATCCTGCAGTCACTCAG CAACATCGAGCAGTTCAGCTGTTATTTCAAGGAGCTGCCTGCTGTTGCCCTGCGCAGCGGTAAGACGGCAGGAAGGAGGATGTACCACACCCGCAGCCAAGGGAACAACAGTGT TTCCTTGGTGGAGGAGTTCAGGAAAACTCTTTGTTCCCTATGGCAAGGAAGCCAGACCGCCTTTAGTCCAGACTCCTTATTTTATACCATATGGAAAATCATGCCCagtttcag GGGCTATCAGCAGCAGGACGCTCATGAATTCATGCGCTACCTGTTAGACCACCTCCACAGGGAGCTCCAGTACAGCCGCAACGGGGCGTCTTACCCTGTCTCGCCTCAGGACGGAGTCAGACTCTCCACCACAGACAGTAAATGCTGCAT AAATGGGACTTCCAGTGTTGTCACGTCTGTTTTCGGTGGTATACTTCAGAACGAAGTTAACTGCCTGATATGTGGAACAGAATCTCGAAAGTTTGATCCATTTCTTG ACCTTTCTTTGGACATTCCTAGTCAGTTTAGACAAAAGAGGAGTAAGGACCAGGAGCCAGGGCCTATATGCACTTTACGTG ACTGCTTGCGTAGCTTCACTGACCTGGAAGAACTTGATGAAACAGAACTATATTATTGTCACAAGTGTAAAAAACGACAGAAATCAACCAAGAAGTTCTGGATCCAGAAGCTGCCAAAG GTCTTGTGCCTGCACCTCAAACGGTTCCACTGGACTGCCTTTCTGAGAAACAAGGTGGACACTTACGTGGAGTTTCCACTGAAGGGCCTGGACATGAGGGGCTTTTTACTTGAG CCAGAGAACACGTTACCAGGGAGTTGTTTGTATGACCTTGCTGCTGTCGTGGTGCACCATGGATCTGG GGTTGGATCAGGGCATTATACAGCATATGGCAGCCACGAGGGCCACTGGTACCACTTCAACGACAGCACAGTGACTCTGACCAATGAGGACACAGTGAAGAAAGCCAAGGCCTACATCCTCTTTTACGTTGAGAGGACTGTTCAAGAGGCTTTAGACACTGACAGCACTGCCACAACTCAGCCCGGCGTGGACACGGCAGCCACGGACTGCGCTTCGACAGAAACGGTTTCTCAGGACGAGGTTGCGGCAGACACACAGACGTGTTTGGCGGACGGTGCAGCCACACAAGCAAACATCCCGGATGAGAAAACTGAAGAAGACGCGAGCATAAACATGGCTCCATTAAAAGAGGCGAAGATGGCGTTGCAGGAGGCTGCAGCAGACAGAGATACCTCAGAGGAAGCTCTCCAAACTGCCGCACCCTGA
- the fbxl22 gene encoding F-box and leucine-rich protein 22, with amino-acid sequence MQLTQLNRECLLHLFSFLDKDSRRSLSLTCRQLREVYLDPCLWNLLHFSSPCQLRWDNYVLGPSLRYLTICWYSSRVQLVCNIEDWLKSSFQKDICSKHDSLVSTFLAHVCHMCPNLLTLTLSGCAHITDQDVVSVLQRCKKLRSLRLENCVRITDRSLRGVAEHGDNLEEVRVDFCRNITKAGLQSCKEMRPAIQLSAERSADMIPDSKPEEKEPLSKALQKFLQYS; translated from the exons ATGCAACTTACTCAGCTCAACCGCGAGTGTCTCCTCCACCTTTTCTCCTTCCTGGACAAGGACAGCCGGAGAAGTTTGTCCCTCACCTGTCGTCAGCTGCGTGAAGTCTACCTTGACCCCTGCCTATGGAACCTACTCCACTTCAGCTCCCCTTGTCAGCTTAGATGGGACAACTATGTGCTGGGACCGTCACTGCGTTACTTAACAATATGCTGGTACTCCAGCAGAGTCCAGCTGGTGTGCAACATTGAGGACTGGTTGAAGAGCTCGTTCCAGAAGGACATCTGCAGCAAACATGACAGCCTGGTCAGCACTTTCCTGGCCCATGTGTGCCACAT GTGTCCTAACCTTCTCACCCTGACGCTGTCCGGCTGCGCGCACATCACCGACCAGGACGTGGTCTCTGTACTGCAGAGGTGCAAGAAACTGCGCAGCCTGCGACTGGAGAACTGCGTGCGCATCACAGACCGAAGCCTGCGAGGCGTAGCAGAGCACGGGGACAACCTGGAGGAAGTAAGAGTGGATTTCTGCAGGAACATCACTAAGGCTGGGCTGCAGAGCTGTAAGGAGATGAGGCCGGCCATCCAGCTGAGCGCGGAGAGGAGTGCTGATATGATTCCTGATAGCAAACCTGAAGAGAAGGAGCCACTTAGCAAAGCTCTGCAGAAATTCCTCCAGTACTCCTGA
- the LOC108166355 gene encoding kunitz-type serine protease inhibitor bitisilin-3 codes for MKNLLLFFLSALHTSNSQRQEFCKLPQDPGQGTTFTFSVYYKPEEDKCLPFFYQGEGGNANRFRSERQCLRNCSFNFEKLYPTDATEACHFKYAPGGCNSNRLRYYYDSVHDKCKTFFWTGCFGNGNRFFDLDSCNSTCVGIHDEGDEPEEDEPDTPITIIFAVLLSIVIFAVLLTVILLIVKSKKKHQKKKAKEPQTDAPLQGSGIEMT; via the exons ATGAAGaatcttctgcttttttttttgtcagcacTTCACACCAGCAACTCACAAAGACAAG AATTCTGCAAACTGCCCCAGGATCCAGGTCAAGGCACAACTTTCACGTTTTCTGTGTATTACAAACCTGAAGAAGACAAGTGCTTGCCATTCTTCTACCAAGGCGAGGGAGGAAACGCCAACCGTTTCCGAAGTGAAAGACAGTGCTTGAGAAACTGTTCATTCAACTTTGAGAAGTTGTACCCAACGGACG CAACTGAagcttgtcactttaaatatgCACCTGGAGGGTGTAATAGTAACCGCCTCAGATACTACTACGACTCCGTTCATGACAAATGCAAAACGTTCTTTTGGACTGGATGCTTTGGAAATGGAAACAGATTCTTTGACTTAGACAGCTGCAATAGTACCTGCGTTGGCATTCATG ATGAAGGGGATGAGCCTGAGGAGGATGAACCGGACACTCCTATTA CCATCATCTTTGCGGTTCTGCTTTCCATTGTCATTTTTGCTGTCCTGTTAACTGTGATTCTCCTCATAGTGAAGTCAAA gaaaaaacaccaaaagaaGAAAGCCAAGGAGCCCCAGACCGACGCACCACTTCAGGGGAGTGGGATAGAAATGACATAG